The region TCCTAGACCAAAATTGAGAGCCTGAATGTAAGTGGAAACATGCAACACACCTACACTCTCTTTGTCTCGTGGAAGTTTGTCAACATATTGTCTTAACTAAACTAAGTGTGGCATATCCAACAATCAGAAAGACTTAGGGTGTTAAGGCCTGGTGTACATTAAATATCAGAAGTGTGTTTGGGTTAAAATGGTTTAAATATGCCAAGAGACAGAAGATGTCATTACTGTACATGAATAATTAAAAGATATCTATAGGGAGATACTCATGAATAAGGAGATTATTCTGGAGTCAGTAAAAGAGAACATGATAAAAAGTGAGCAGAACACATCAGTGTGTCCAGCAGTTTTCTGGAACCCACCACCAAGTTCCTTTCCCTCTGGACTACAGTCTGCTCATTTCTCTTTGATGGTGGCTGTGATACAGCCAAAGCCTTTTTCCCTTTCAAGGTTGTGAAATCTTACTGGTATATCTTTAAaggttttgtctttctttggtaatcctcctccccccaaaactATGATTCCATCTCGTTAGGATATAGTCTCTCAGGTTTTTCCCTTAGTTGTATGAGACATAATGATGGTTCTAGGATAAATCAGGAAAACAAGCAGTTTGGGTCATCATTGGCACACCAATTCCAAATTCTAGATAATGGATGTGGGCTCCTTTAAATGGAATAAGCCAGATTTAATGGTCTCTTCTGAATTCTTAGTTCCAGAAACACTCCAGGAAGTTAGTCTAGTTGAGGAACAAATACTGTGCACCCAATTTTGTGGAGTCCGAGTATGGATAAGTAATACAGGGTTATATTAACTTGGTGAAGAGGCTCAGCTAATCGTATCAACCCCCAAGAGGCACATTTTTGGTAAAAGAAATGCAACTCAGGTGTGGTGCTTATTCAGTTTATTCCCAGATagtggagaggaaggaaggaggaagaaatggaaaggaaaaccgaagaaatggaaaggaaaaccaTCATGAACTTCCACTGTCTGCGCACTCAGTTCGAGACCCGCAGTACATTGACAATGTTTAAGATTAACGTGGGCCTAACATGAGTCAAGACTCTACCAAATTATTGTGGAATATGTCCATGCTCTGAGAATTAAGAGCAAAACCAAAAAGACTTAATAAATACTGCATTatagaagaaagaagatgagTCCTCACTACCAAACCACATCTCTTTAATCATCAAAATTCTCTACATGAGTGAAAACTAAGACTCTTTCTGACAGTCTACTTGGAAGCATGTGGTTGAGTTGCGACACTCCAGACAGGAGCGTGAGTCCTCATGGCACTGGAGAGAAAGCAAACTTACAGTCAGGAGTCAAACAGCAGAAAGTCTGTTTAGAGAGGGAGATTGACAGCATGCTCTTGCAAGAGGCCACTACATTTTTACAGTAAAATGGTCCTATGGAGGGGAGTTATTTGTCTCACGGAGTAAAAGCTTGAGAATCTCTGAATGATCGCAGTGTTTCTTTGTCAGAGGGAAATATAGAAATCTCCTTGTTCGTTGAGGCTTTACTTTTCAGATTACATAATATACATTTCTGTTGATCTTCAAGcttccattctttttccttttttgtcttcatCTCCTTCCAATTATCTGCCATACAGTGAAAATCATTATGTTTTATCCCAAATGATTTCCTCCTGCTCTGTTccaattttctccctttttccaaCCTACAGCTCTCCTCACCCCTTATGTTTTTTGTATTTCCCtatattttgcatttcctttgtACCGTGTGTCTATTTAACTATGTTTTGTATAACTATATGTTCATTTGCAActtttttgttaatctttttggtcttttggtgacaaatttaaaaaaaaacactttttgttACATAAATgagctttttgcttttatttatttatttattttttgagcttTTCACTTTTCAAGAGATTGTTTGAATCTGAAGATGAGTCACAAAGAAGTAGTGTCTGGAGATTTGaaatccatatttatttatttttattgacaagGGGTAATAGGAATTGGTAATGAAGCAGAGAGTGTTTAATATGTATATTCCAATGATTTTAGAGGCAAAGAACTTTCCTTTTGATgcttttcctaatttcatttcaatttagGCTTAAGGGGTTCTTGATAATCTGAGTAGATAACTGGTGTTGGAACTGGTATAAGAATCCACCATGCTCTACAGCATACCCATCTTCTTTTGCAGGCACCAATCTGATCCTCTGTCATTTTGCAGATGTCTCTTCTGCAAACGCCAGACAGATTTAAACAATGGTTTTCCCCAGAAGCCAAACCACTTCTTACTGCAGAAGAAGAGAGGCAGTGAAAGAATTAGTTTATGAGGGAGTGTAGGACCCTAAATACTGTTAAGTGTGAAAACCGGAGTTCTCTATGAGGATTTCTATGTGAAGAAGAGAAGCCAGACAAAGGATCTATTCAATTGTTCCATCACCTTCACTGCCTTTTTTACCCAACAGCCCAACTGTTAACAaactcttccctccttttcttatTAGTTCCTGGCATTGctaatttatgctttaaaaagaacTTTGGTAAATGTCAAAATGGAACAACAATGGGATGGACAAAATACATGTCAACATAAAATTGTGAAAAGGCCATCATTACGCAAGAGTGTTTGTATGGGATCAAAGAATTGCAATTGTACAGGGATTTGGGTAGCAATGCAGATAGCATCCTACTAGGGAGCAAAAATCAGAGGTTTTTGAAGCATAAAGGGAATGCTCTGTAACATTTTTCACGAAGAATTTTTGATTGATGTTGGTGGCAGAAAGCTAATTTTGACTGAATCTGATTGGTTGCTAAGGATCTCACTAAGCAAAACCTCTTATTGTTGCAGGTGTTCAGACTGAGTCCT is a window of Vulpes vulpes isolate BD-2025 chromosome 7, VulVul3, whole genome shotgun sequence DNA encoding:
- the LOC112932864 gene encoding beta-defensin 109-like, translated to MRLHVLFFMLLFLTLLSPVRSGLASGENHCLNLSGVCRRDICKMTEDQIGACKRRWVCCRAWWILIPVPTPVIYSDYQEPLKPKLK